In Euphorbia lathyris chromosome 10, ddEupLath1.1, whole genome shotgun sequence, a single genomic region encodes these proteins:
- the LOC136208381 gene encoding heavy metal-associated isoprenylated plant protein 5-like yields the protein MHCEGCCKKIRRAVKRLEGVESAKTNRQSNKLTMTGEVDPEKVKARLEKKMKKEVQIVSPQPKKDAGGGGEKKADEKAAEKKPEVKKPPPEETQIMVVLKIRTHCDDCITKMKKIIRKIKGVESVAVDDRKDLVTVKGTMEVKDLVPYLSEKFRTSVEVVQPKTDEARKEVGGGGDGDGGGGEKKTDAAAASGDGGAMAEVTNKMDYYPAYVPTNWLDGIFSQSYTFDPQHLQYGYGYNPINQGYLIPIYNNIEPVHNHPPMNPA from the exons ATGCATTGTGAAGGCTGTTGTAAGAAAATTAGAAGAGCGGTGAAGCGTTTAGAAG GTGTGGAGTCGGCGAAGACCAATCGTCAATCGAACAAATTGACAATGACCGGGGAGGTTGACCCTGAGAAAGTGAAAGCGAGGctggaaaagaaaatgaagaaggaaGTACAGATTGTATCTCCGCAGCCGAAGAAAGACGCCGGCGGTGGTGGTGAGAAGAAAGCGGATGAGAAAGCCGCCGAGAAGAAACCGGAGGTGAAGAAACCACCACCTGAAGAG ACGCAGATTATGGTAGTTTTGAAAATCAGAACTCATTGTGATGATTGCATTACCAAAATGAAGAAGATCATCAGAAAAATCAAAG GAGTTGAGAGCGTGGCAGTCGACGATAGAAAGGATCTGGTAACGGTGAAGGGGACAATGGAAGTTAAGGACCTCGTGCCTTACCTGTCGGAGAAGTTCCGGACGTCGGTTGAGGTCGTTCAGCCGAAGACAGACGAGGCAAGGAAAGAAGTCGGCGGCGGCGGCGACGGCGACGGAGGAGGAGGCGAGAAAAAGACCGATGCTG CGGCAGCTAGTGGTGACGGTGGTGCTATGGCGGAGGTAACAAATAAAATGGACTATTATCCGGCATATGTTCCGACTAATTGGCTGGACGGGATATTTTCTCAGAGCTACACTTTTGACCCACAACATCTACAATACGGTTATGGGTATAACCCGATAAATCAAGGTTACCTGATTCCGATCTACAATAATATTGAACCAGTGCACAACCATCCACCAATGAATCCAGCATAA